The following proteins are co-located in the Anas platyrhynchos isolate ZD024472 breed Pekin duck chromosome 1, IASCAAS_PekinDuck_T2T, whole genome shotgun sequence genome:
- the CLDN10 gene encoding claudin-10 isoform X3 produces MASTAAEIVAFLLTISGWVLVSSTLPTDYWKVSTIDGTVITTATFWANLWKTCVTDSTGVSNCKDFPSMLALDGYIQACRGLMISAVCLGFFGSVFGLIGMKCTKVGGSDQTKAKIACLAGLIFILSGLCSMTGCSLYANRITSEFFDPSYIAQKRGYAYNGAASVMSSRTKVHSSVPDKTPPKHFDKNAYV; encoded by the exons ATGGCGAGCACGGCGGCGGAGATCGTCGCCTTCCTGCTGACCATCTCCGGCTGGGTGCTGGTGTCCTCCACGCTGCCCACCGACTACTGGAAGGTGTCCACCATCGACGGCACGGTCATCACCACCGCCACCTTCTGGGCCAACCTCTGGAAGACCTGCGTGACCGACTCCACCGGCGTCTCCAACTGCAAGGACTTCCCCTCCATGCTGGCGCTGGACG GTTACATCCAAGCCTGCAGAGGACTGATGATCTCCGCTGTCTGCCTGGGGTTCTTCGGTTCCGTGTTTGGGCTGATTGGGATGAAGTGTACAAAAGTCGGCGGTTCTGATCAGACCAAAGCGAAAATAGCTTGTTTAGCTGGACTGATTTTCATACTGTCTG GGCTGTGCTCTATGACTGGTTGTTCCCTGTATGCAAACAGGATTACGTCTGAGTTCTTTGATCCTTCTTATATTGCACAAAA GAGGGGGTACGCGTATAACGGAGCCGCATCTGTGATGTCTTCTCGCACAAAGGTTCACAGCAGCGTCCCAGACAAAACCCCACCAAAGCACTTTGACAAGAACGCCTACGTGTAA
- the CLDN10 gene encoding claudin-10 isoform X1 has translation MASTAAEIVAFLLTISGWVLVSSTLPTDYWKVSTIDGTVITTATFWANLWKTCVTDSTGVSNCKDFPSMLALDGYIQACRGLMISAVCLGFFGSVFGLIGMKCTKVGGSDQTKAKIACLAGLIFILSGLCSMTGCSLYANRITSEFFDPSYIAQKYELGAALFIGWAGASLCIIGGSIFCFSIAENSKSPRRGYAYNGAASVMSSRTKVHSSVPDKTPPKHFDKNAYV, from the exons ATGGCGAGCACGGCGGCGGAGATCGTCGCCTTCCTGCTGACCATCTCCGGCTGGGTGCTGGTGTCCTCCACGCTGCCCACCGACTACTGGAAGGTGTCCACCATCGACGGCACGGTCATCACCACCGCCACCTTCTGGGCCAACCTCTGGAAGACCTGCGTGACCGACTCCACCGGCGTCTCCAACTGCAAGGACTTCCCCTCCATGCTGGCGCTGGACG GTTACATCCAAGCCTGCAGAGGACTGATGATCTCCGCTGTCTGCCTGGGGTTCTTCGGTTCCGTGTTTGGGCTGATTGGGATGAAGTGTACAAAAGTCGGCGGTTCTGATCAGACCAAAGCGAAAATAGCTTGTTTAGCTGGACTGATTTTCATACTGTCTG GGCTGTGCTCTATGACTGGTTGTTCCCTGTATGCAAACAGGATTACGTCTGAGTTCTTTGATCCTTCTTATATTGCACAAAA GTATGAATTAGGAGCAGCTTTATTCATTGGATGGGCTGGAGCTTCACTCTGCATAATTGGTGGCAGTATATTCTGCTTCTCAATAGCTGAAAACAGTAAATCTCCAAG GAGGGGGTACGCGTATAACGGAGCCGCATCTGTGATGTCTTCTCGCACAAAGGTTCACAGCAGCGTCCCAGACAAAACCCCACCAAAGCACTTTGACAAGAACGCCTACGTGTAA